A stretch of DNA from Candidatus Bathyarchaeum sp.:
ATTCTGTGATTTTTGAAGTCCTTTGTTTGCCCCATTATGTCTTTGACTACTACGTTGTTGTCGTTTGTTTTGGCGTAAATTGCGTTTTCAAATACCTTTTTTCCGTTTACAACAACTTTGAGTTCACACATTTTTCTTCAAATTATTTATGGGTCAGGGTTGCTTATATCTTGTTATCAAAGTTTTAAAACATGAACATTATGCTGTTTTTGCGTCTTCCTCTATTGGTCCAACCACAATCCCCCTAGAACGAAGACTCCGTACCTCCCTTAGTTGTCAGCTCAAATATCCCTTACAACTTCTGCTGGACAAAACATTTTCACGTTTCATTTCCAGGCTGTTGGTATCTTCAATCCCCATAATAATAGCCATACTATTTTTCCAATCGACCATCACAAACATTGTAGCCTTAATTGCAGGAATGGTTCTGTCTGCATTTTGCTTCGCTGCAATGGGTCTGATGTTTGCTTCCACACCCAGACAACACCCCAGACAGGTAATGATGCTCATGAATTTGTTCGAATCCCCTTACTATTCATTAGTGGCGTGTTCATCCCCATTTCTGAACTGCCCAGTTGGGGACAGTTTCTGTCAGGGTTTTCTCCGTTAACACACACCATCGAATTAGCTAAAGGTGAACTAGGCGGCGAAAATATCTTTGCGCCCTTTTTGAATGTCGCAGCTTAGTTTTTTATTTGTCCATTTTTCTATTTGCGGGAATCCGTTTTCACATGATGAACCAAAAGAAAGAGTGAAGACAACTAGTTTAACAAAAGTTCTAGGTATTACCAAGTTTAGAGCAGGGTTTTTGTAGTTTAGAAGCAGAAAACATAAAAACAACAAACGGCATGTCGAATTGCAGAAACCAACAACAATGTTGGCACACGCCTCGGTGGCCTAGCTGGTTGGGCATTGCCTTGGTAAGGCAGAGGTCGCGGGTTCAAATCCCGCCCGAGGCTCCACAACATGAATCCGCTACATTTTGAAAAGATTTTCAAAACATTATGGGAAATGAAAAAACACCATTACGCAAAAACTACAATAACAGTAACAGACCGCAGACTCAAACTAATAGCAAAAATAGCAAACCTTGACAACCCCGAAGAAGTCACAGAATACCTAGCAAACATCCAAGTCAAAAATAGTTACAAAGAAAGTCTTGCAAATGCATATTATCGATATGCACGATTCAACAACATAGAATGGCAAAAACCAATAATCAAACGTTCAAGCCAACCGCCCTATGTTCCAACAACAGAAGAATTGACTGCAATCATTTCAGACGCGGGAAAAAAATACAGCTTGATTCTAAGCATCCTGAAAGACACTGGAATGCGACCCGTTGAAATCGAAAGAACACGTAAAAAATGGTTTGACTTAACAAGAGGAGAGATAAACGTAGAGACCGCCAAGCATGGAAATGGAAGGACGTTGCAAATATCCAACAATACATTAGCAATGATAAACGAATATTTTGGCAGAAAACGCTTTGTCATGAATGACAAAATTTTCCCGAGGGTTAAAACCCTGCGCTCAGCCTACACAAGATTAAGACGAAGAACAGCCGAAAAACTCCAAAGACCCGAATTACTCAGAATATCCCTCTACAGCTTCCGACATTACTTCGCAACAATGCTATACCATAAAACCAAAGACATTCTCTACGTCAAACAGCAACTGGGACACAAAAACCTTGAAAACACTCTAATTTATACGCATCTCGTGAACTTCCAAGATGATGAATATCATGCAAGAACGGCAACAACAACCGAAGAAGCACTTAAACTCATTGAAGCAGGGTTTGAATACGTTACAGAAATGAAAGGTTTCAAACTATTCAGAAAACGCAAATAGGCACTTTTTTATTGCATTATACATAAATCTTAAAACTTGTTACGGCTATCTTTTAAAATACGCGTGATAAATCAGATAAGTGGTTCATGATGCATAAAGAATTTAAAAGATTGCTTGAGAATGCACGTGGAATTTCAGAGCATATAATTGCAATTAATTTAGATATTAGAGGATTTTCTTCTTTTTGACAGATTGGGCATACTTCTTTGCGTTTTTGAGGTGTAACTTTTAATTTTCGATAGCTACAAACTCCAAACCAAGTGGCAATGTGGAATCGTTTCTTTGTTTTATCATAGCGTGCATGATTTAGTTGGTACCATGCGGTTCCGAAAGCAGATTTTCTTTCACCTAAAACTTTGACGACCCAACCGTCTTTCTTGTAGCCTTCCCAGTAGTTGCAATCATCAAAACCGCCACAGCCTTTCAAACAATTACCTTTACGTTTACAATGCCGACATTGACCATAACCACCGAGAATGTAACCAAGAACATGAAAGTGAGGGCTCCAATACCATTGCCTTTTGACATTATAACGAAAACCATGAAAAATGAGGCATCCACCGATTACTCCACGTTTTTTAAGAATTCTAACAGCCTTTTGACGCAGATAAGCAAAAGATAAACCATAATCTTTTGTGGGAACACTGCAAATGATGTGTTCAACCCGTCCATACTTTTTAGATGCTTCTTTACATCTGGCGTCAATGTTTCCAGCTTCTCTGACAACCCATCCGTGTTTGTAGCAAATTGGACAAGAGGGTTTATGACACCAATGATGAACCCGACGAATAAACGCTTTACCTTGATAGTTAGTTCCATCTAAAGTAACAATGATATGTAAGTCAACCCGCAAACAGCCCTTGAATCTGAAAAAATGACCACACTTTCCATTTGTGGGTTCGCCATGTCCTACAAGTTTGAAGTTTCCATATTCTCCGTAGCCATTTAAAGTGTCAAGTAAAGGAATGGGTCCATTTTCACCGTTCAAAATGGCTTCTTTTTTTGGTTGTTCATCAGTTAAGGCATCGTCATCGGAGCCATTCGGCTCCTCGACGCCAAACCCGCCTACACCACGACCTCGAGGTTCGAGGGTGCAAACATTAGTTGAATTTTGGACTTTTTTGTTCATTAGTTACGACCTGAAAAGGTCTATGAACAAAGATTTATATGAGTCAAGACATAACATAATTAAAGTAGTGAAAACATATGTCAAGACCAAAAAAGAGTGAACATATGTCAAAATCCACAGTCAAAAGTGGTAACTTACCCTCACTTCAACGAGCGATTGTGCTTAATTTAGCAGAAAATGAACCCCAAACAATTAATGAAACGGTAAAAGCACTTTCCAAAAGTTATAAGGCAACTTGGATTGCCTTCAATAGCTTGGAAACAAAGAGCCTAATACACAAAATCGATGTTAAACATTACCGTGGAAGAGAATACCCACGTTTTTGGTTAACTGCAGAAGGCATAGTGATGGCTTTGATGGAAGGCGCAAATTTTGAAGGATTACTTGAACACGCTAAGATTCGATATCCTGATGCTAAAACCCTACACTGTTTTTTGGAAATAATGCCTTACACTAAACCTGAACTTTTGAAATTGGGATATTCTATCATAAAAGGAAAAAAGGAAGTTGGGATGAGTGAATTGGCAACCTTGACTTTTTCTAAATCGGCAAACCAAATGAGTGTTGAAGATGGAAAAAAGTTTGTGGCAACGTTAGAAAAATACCCTGAAGAATACAAGGAATTTAAAGCAACAATTCAATCAGCAATCGAGCAACTGAGCCAATTAATCACAGAAAAACCCAAAAATTAACCTTAATGAACACAAAAAAGCCCATAATCACCTCAGGTAGTCACTAGGTCGTGACTGTGAGGGGGAAAAGAGCTGGGCAAGCATAGCCTTTTCAGATAATTCCAAGTTTGACAAGTTAGAGGAATTGTTCAAAATGAAGCAACTCATGACAGGTAATTCAGGCATAGTAAAGTAGTTTAGAACCGTTCGTATGATTAAATATTAAATACATGAAACAATAGTAGTGAATGTGTTGATTTTTGAATGAATAGACTTCTGCGCAATCGAACTTTTTGGATAGCAATATTTCTGTTAATTTTGACCGACATATTATTTGTTGGAACAATGCTTGATTACTTTAATTTCGGTTCGATTATTGGTCAATATCGGCTCAATCATTGGATTGGCTGGATAGGAATTATCTTTATTGTAATTCATTTACCAATTTTCGCATGGGTGAAAAGAAAATATTCTGGAAAAAGCAAAATTTTTTTGGGAATTCATGTTATTGGCACCTTATTGTCTTATCTTTTAATTACAATCCATTTTGCAAGCCAGATTAGCCGACCTGCACAATTTTATCCCGACTTGGGTACAGGAGTTGCTTTATACCTGTTCATGATTACCTTAATTATTACAGGGTTTTTACAAAGATTCAATCTGTTAGGAAAACACAGAAAAAAATGGCTATTTCTGCACAGAAGCTCAATCTTTGCAACCCTAATTATAATCATATTTCATATTCTTCACGGGATTTAGAAGTCAATTGGGACCATGCCAAAAATTAATGTACAGATAACTCATAGATGGAAATCGTGTCAATAGATAAAATTACTAAGGCTAAAGGCGGGTTCAAATCCCGCCCGAGGCTCCACAATTGAACCCGTGTAGTTTTGAAAGAGATTTTATAACATTATGGGGCATGAAAAAAGACGGTTTAGTATAATCAGCAGAAAAGCAACTTGACCGCTGACTACTTTTGGATTGAACAATTCTTGAATTATTCATTACTAACGGATTTTTGATTATGTTTTTTGATTCATAAACCATAATTCTAAAAAACTGATTAAATTTCACCCGTATAACATGTTTATTGAATAGTTGGTTATTATGTTAAACCATGGATATTGGTTTGGTGAAAGAAAAAATCTAAAAAGCTGTGCTTTTCTTTTTTCTATTTTCCTGTTGGTCCTCATGATTCCAACCGTTTACGCTTTTCTCTGGTCTGAAACTATCAATGTAGAACCAAAAGGCAGAGAATCATTCACATTAAATCGCACCTGCGGAAAAATAGTCACTGTTAGAATTTGGTCAATCAACGGAACTTACGATGATTCCATAAATATTTGGGTTACAAATCCAAACGGAGACACAATACTTTATTTAGGAAGAGTAAGAGTAACCAACCGCTTTAGAGAGTTGGAATTCCCTACATTTCAAGACGGGGGTTATACTGTGCATTTTGACAATTCATTCTCGTCAAGCCCAAAAACAGTTGAGTATATGCATTTTAGTTCCGAAGACACATTTCGGCCAGCTTATTATGTTGGATTGGCGATGTGGGTGATTTTACCGCCCATAATAAAACATATACGTGATTACGGGTGGTTTAAGACCTTAGCAATTTCATTAGGGATAGTTGCGATTGTGATGCTCCATTTGTTCTTTTTATTATACATAAACAGCCCTATTATTATCTAATACCCAATTTTAGAGCAATAGATTCTTGAGGGATTGGTAGAAAATTGGGGTAAGAAGATGGTGCTTGCCCAGCAAGAGTGTCGCCGCGTCACGGTTGCATCCAATAATTATGCCCAAGTGACAGGAAATTCAGGGCAGTCACTAGGTCGTGACCGCGAGGGAGTAAAGAGCTAGGCAATCCTAGCCTTTTCATGTAATTCACAAGTTTGACAAGTAGAGGAATGGCTCAAGATAGGTCACTTCATAGTATGTAATTCAGGTAATAGAGCATCTTCAAAAGTTTACATGGGTGTTCTATTCAGTGTTCTGAATTCATTAATCGGTTATTAATCAGCAATAATCAATGATTTGTTTTAGTGCGATAGGAAAATGTAGCTTATTCCAATCTAGTTTTATTTTTAAAAATTTTTATGTTCAGGTCTATTTTTTCATATTATTTTACTCTAATAATAATTTAATTTTCACACATTATATATAGTACAATGCATATTCTGAGGATGTAGAATTCTTTCAATTTATGTCGCCATGAAATACTTATTTGCTTGGCGTTATTTTGAGCGATTTTTTATAAATATAATGTATTCAGGAGAAAAAATTAAAAATGTCTATGCGTGGGATGCAATTTATAATGGAACAAAGACTTGTTCGGAAATTTGAGAAAGCAGGAGCTACTTCTATGGAAAAAGCGGTAACATTTCTGGAGGCAAAACTTAACCTCCAAGAACAATATTGGTTAGAGTATTTCGCAGGCTCTTTTCTTGGAAAAATAAAGAAAACACGAGATCACACATATTATGTGTAATCCTCAAAACTACCTTTTCTTTTTATTTTGTTTATTTTTGGTTAAATAGTTTTTACAAAGGTATGCTTTTTTGATGCCCAAGGAGTTGTACTCTTTTTGTAGGTCTTTACTAGTCCTGCATTCTTAAGATTTGGAATTGCACCCCACATCATTTTGGGAAGACTGGAAACCTGTATACTGTTTTGTTCTTTAATGAAGTTGTATGTTTTCTGTTCAAATTCAGTAATTCTTTTTGACATTTATTTCCCTCCCGTGCATTAAAACAATAATAGTTTTGTTACAAAAAACAGGTTCAACACTGATGGTTGAACGTTATTTTTTTAGGTCACACCTATCTTCTTTAGAGTGACCTTTCTCACGGTAAAAAATTAATTTCCCGCAATAAGGGCATTTTTGCAACAAATATTTCAAAACCAATATAATATACGTACTGGATACATATTAACAGTTTGTTAATTGATAAAAAATTTTTGTGATTCAAGAAAAAACAATGTTGAATTAAGAAATCATCATTTTAAAAATTAAAAGAAAAATTTGTTGAATTAATCAAATGAAGAATCTTCTGGAACAAGTTCTGCTTCTGCACTTAGGCGTTCAATTTTTGTTATTGTTATGGTTTTGTTTTTCCCTATTTTTGCACCATTAACTAAAATTGGGAACCCTTGTAATCTGGCTATTCCCGGTCCATTAGGCGTTATCTCTGTTACATCTACATTGTATTCATTTCCAATTTGAACAGGGCATTTTTTTGAATATTTACTTTTATGCTTGGACCTTTTCTGATTTTTTTTCATTGGATATCAACATTCTTTAAGAAAAATCTACAATCATCTAATTCACGGTCAGATATATAACATATTTTATCAATGAAAAATCAGCAGTAAAAAAAAATAATTAAAATTTGGACTTTTTATTTTGGAAAAAATTGTAAGAAAAAAATCATAAGATAATTTTT
This window harbors:
- a CDS encoding site-specific integrase, with protein sequence MNPLHFEKIFKTLWEMKKHHYAKTTITVTDRRLKLIAKIANLDNPEEVTEYLANIQVKNSYKESLANAYYRYARFNNIEWQKPIIKRSSQPPYVPTTEELTAIISDAGKKYSLILSILKDTGMRPVEIERTRKKWFDLTRGEINVETAKHGNGRTLQISNNTLAMINEYFGRKRFVMNDKIFPRVKTLRSAYTRLRRRTAEKLQRPELLRISLYSFRHYFATMLYHKTKDILYVKQQLGHKNLENTLIYTHLVNFQDDEYHARTATTTEEALKLIEAGFEYVTEMKGFKLFRKRK
- a CDS encoding TRAM domain-containing protein; protein product: MKKNQKRSKHKSKYSKKCPVQIGNEYNVDVTEITPNGPGIARLQGFPILVNGAKIGKNKTITITKIERLSAEAELVPEDSSFD
- a CDS encoding ABC transporter permease, which codes for MLRCNGSDVCFHTQTTPQTGNDAHEFVRIPLLFISGVFIPISELPSWGQFLSGFSPLTHTIELAKGELGGENIFAPFLNVAA
- a CDS encoding CooT family nickel-binding protein, with the translated sequence MCELKVVVNGKKVFENAIYAKTNDNNVVVKDIMGQTKDFKNHRILEVNIASEQLTLSPIK